Proteins encoded by one window of Lycium barbarum isolate Lr01 chromosome 11, ASM1917538v2, whole genome shotgun sequence:
- the LOC132616557 gene encoding uncharacterized protein LOC132616557 has product MVNTLDSNCHALAFWLKEFQDMYIWHSSNVNESSTPDEERTPGVRIQKNMLFRRIPIGILFGCLNHISDAECELLLHYGATGTLVQFTGGHPGKKNRKSNHERQKGLIAWAETYTGKEATAGARIVFDITDVTESISASMFETEECGLNFVCDVKLKVGRYLFKCVKRLLQLTPEKNNIQLNVKDLYNRMLRWRHQGRDVFQNYRELDEIIDACASAAF; this is encoded by the coding sequence ATGGTGAATACCCTGGATTCCAATTGCCATGCACTTGCTTTCTGGCTTAAAGAATTTCAGGACATGTACATTTGGCACTCAAGCAATGTAAATGAAAGCTCTACTCCAGATGAAGAACGAACACCAGGTGTTAGGATACAGAAGAACATGTTATTTAGGAGGATACCAATAGGCATCTTGTTCGGATGCTTGAATCATATAAGTGATGCTGAATGTGAACTGCTTTTGCATTATGGTGCAACCGGTACACTTGTGCAATTCACCGGAGGACACCCTGGAAAGAAGAATAGGAAATCTAACCATGAAAGGCAAAAAGGCTTGATAGCATGGGCTGAGACATACACAGGAAAAGAGGCTACAGCAGGAGCGCGTATTGTCTTTGACATAACTGATGTAACTGAAAGTATATCAGCTTCTATGTTTGAAACTGAGGAATGTGGACTCAATTTTGTATGTGACGTGAAACTAAAGGTTGGGAGATATCTATTCAAGTGTGTAAAAAGGCTACTCCAACTGACACCGGAGAAGAACAACATACAGCTGAACGTGAAGGATCTCTATAACAGAATGCTCCGGTGGAGACATCAAGGGCGAGATGTTTTTCAAAATTATAGGGAATTAGATGAAATAATAGATGCCTGTGCTTCAGCAGCCTTTTGA